The region gacaaccatctgtctctgcaactgcaattcctctgccttcagaaggttggctgtcttttgctcctccaagagagccacggttgcttgcatctgggcttgctggccagcaacaagggctttcaatatgtcctccatttcagtcgggcggggagcctacggccaacttggaaaactgggtgatcaaaccttcggtatcctcctctgacatgcactattaaacgcttgagcgtgcctgtattctccaccatctgtgatgtcacgagaggctacacagctttcagcgggattgctcaagtagtgcaaggagaccaggttcaaccaaaacaaggattttattaaaggtcttgggaaactaacgaaattataacacaattctgttctctggtggctcttaagggttaacagttcagggatgtctcttccacatccaaaatcataactctccctcgctcaaataacttttccccagccttactgtattccacgttgcagctagtggccaacccagcaaaacgtccttccaaatgtcccacacggatttccacaggtgcatatatccaaaggtgagtatttcccaaaggtaagtatctccaaatccttatattcctcatggaagtggacgtgcagcactgttgtcctccagagagccccggcTTGAGACCgtgttacttcacaacccacacactccctctcagtgtgtctcttcccttcccaaaccttcagctcatcagctcctcatttgtttcagctgcgtgggaagattggccatagaggggtggagttcccgaccataccagcagatggagccatagctgtctgggtttgcagccacctcagggggatgtaacgtccctccaggacacagcctctcgtgacatcacaaatatatatatatatatatatatatatatatatatatattacctgCCATTCATGGGGCTTTTTCCCCACTGACtttctctcactgtgtgtgtttgtgtgtttgtctgtgtgtgaatTAAGAAGATGGTGAAGATGAACCCACTGTTTAtgatcctcctcctctccacatcCTTAGGTATGTTAGAATGAGCAGGTTACACATGTTTTATAAGTAACATTTGATGAGAATCCTGCCCTAGAAACTGGTGATAGCCAACCAAAGGACAATTTTTATATCAAACCTTTCACCATTAATTGTTGTACTATAGAGCACCCTCTAACAATTTGAAGGTTGTTGTGAAATGTTGATTTGTACCGCATAAAATATTTGTACAGTACATTTAGgctaccctatatagtgcactactttttgaccagggaccatggcaccctgttccctacatagtgcccaatggggagccctggtcaacagtagtgcactatgtagggaataggctgccatggaccctggtcaaaagtagtgccctatagggaatagggtgtcatggaccctggtcaaaagtagtgcactatgtagggaataggctgccatggaccctggtcaaaattagtgccctatatagggaataggtgccccTCAGTCCTCCACTGAGATGGTCTATCTTGGATGTTCTTCCACAGAGCTGGTCAGAGGAGGCTGTTCGTCATGTGACGCTCCTCCATCTCCATGTAAGTTGTGTGTCCAACGTCCTGTTTATGTCCGGGAGGGAGAAATGGCAGTGCTGCAGTGCCCGCTGCGGACCACCAGGGCAGGGCACAGGGAGGGGGAACCTGACCCTGGCATGGCGCAACCACTCTGGGCCTGGGGAGCTGCAGGAGCCTGTGGTGTGGAGGTCTGAAGACACTCTCGTCATCTTGAGGGTCTCCCCCAACGAACAGGGGTCCTACTCCTGCTCACTGCTGTATGTCTGTCACTTACAAATATagatggccttttattgtccgttTTATCAATCATACTTTTGTTCTTCAATTGTCTTCTCCTTCCGTctgatgtattttattttattttattctgttgattgattgattgattgaattaatGGTTGATggtttgattgattggttgatttaaTGATCAAttgcttgattgattgattgattgtcatATCTTTCTCTGGACCGTTGCAGCAATGCCAGTGGCCAGCCCCCTGAGGACAGCGTGGTTTAACATCACAGTGTTCTCTGGTCAGTGCTACACAGACATGGATGTGTATCTATCAACTTGCTATCTGGGAGAGTCCTGCGAAAAGTATACATGCACGTCGGACCACAGCATCCCACAAAACTTCACCAAACTGAAATATACGTGGTACAAGGTATGGCTTCTTCTTTTCTttgtcccccctcctccaccAGTTGGCAAAGTAGTAGTAAATATTCAGTGATGGTGAGTTTCCACTAGTTCTACTTACTTGCCTTTGGTTAAAACgaaagacatacagtggggaaaataagtatttagtcagccaccaattgtgcaagttctcccacttaaaaagatgagagaggcctgtaattttcatcataggtacacgtcaactatgacagacaaattgagagaaaaaaaatccagaaaatcacatatagcctagccagtctccagatctcaaccccatagaaaatctttggagggagttgaaagtccgtgttgcccagcgacagccccaaaacatcactgctctagaggagatctgcatggaggaattggccaaaataccagcaacagtgtgtgaaaaccttgtgaagacttacagaaaacgtttgacctgtgtcattgccaacaaagggtatataacaaagtattgagaaacttttgttattgaccaaatacttattttccaccataatttgcaaatcaattcattaaaaatcctacaatgtgattttctggattttttttctcattttgtctgtcatagttgacgtgtacctatgatgaaaattacaggcctctctcatctttttaagtgggagaacttgcacaattggtggctgactaaatacttttttttcccacttttTGTCATTACATCTGCTTGAGGAGGTGTGTTTTCCCCCTAGCCGTTGGCAAAGTATTATTGAATAGTCTGTTGAAGGTGATTTATTCCACGAGGCAAAAAGCCACAGGGTATTTCCCTGTTATATCATGTTTTCCCCTAGCCTGGGTGGCTGTCCTAGCTAGCGTAGGGGCCAGCATCAATGTTTTAGTTCACCAGTCATGGATGGTGCAGCAAAAACAACTCTCAGTTTTGCGACTAGCGTCAATAGACAGGCTTTGAATTACCTGTTTATTACCAGTTTATTACCAGTTTATTGCCCGTTTATTACCTGTTTAGTACCTGTTTATTACCTGTTTAGTACCTGTTTATTACCTGTTTAGTACCTGTTTATTACCTATTTATAACATGTGTattaatcacatttatttataaagtcacaaagtgcttatacagaaacccagcctaaaaccccaaccagcaagcaatgcagatgtagaagcacggtggctaggacaAACTCCCTGTGTATTACATGTGTATTACCTGTTTATTGCCTGTTTATTACCTGTTTATTACCTGTTTATTACCTGTGTATTACCTGTTTATTACATGTGTAATACCTGTTTATTGCCTGTTTGTTGCCTGTTATTACCTGTTTATTACATGTGTATTACCTGTTTATTACCTGTTTATTACCTGTTTATTGCCTGTTATTACCTGTTTATTGCCTGTTATTACCTGTTTATTACCTGTTTATTGCCTGTTATTACCTGTTTATTACATGTGTATTACCTGTTTATTACCTGTTTATTGCCTGTTTATTGCCTGTTATTACCTGTTTATTACATGTTTATTACCTGTTTattacataatataataataatatgccatttagcagacgcttttatccaaagcgacttacagtcatgcgttcatacatttttgtgtatgggtggtcccggggatcgaacccactaccctggcgttacaagcgccgtgctctaccagctgagctacagaggaccacatgtgtaTTACCTGTTTATTACCTGTGTATTACCTGTTTATTACATGTTTAATGCCTGTTATTACCTGTTTATTACATGTGTATTACCTGTTTATTGCCTGTTTATTGCCTGTTATTACCTGTTTATTACATGTTTATTGCCTGTTTATGACCTGTTTATTACCTGTTTATTACCTGTTTATTGCCTGTTTATTACCTGTTTATTACATGTTTAATGCCTGTTATTACCTGTTTATTACATGTGTAATACCTGTTTATTGCCTGTTTATTGCCTGTTATTACCTGTTTATTACATGTGTATTACCTGTTTATTACATGTGTATTACCTGTTTATTACATGTGTATTACCTGTTTATTACATGTGTATTACCTGTTTATTACATGTTATTGCCTGTTTATTACCTGTTTATTACCTGTGTATTGATTAATGTATTGTAGAACTGTGACACAGAGTTACCCTCTGACTTTGGCGATGGATACCTGGAAAGTGCTACTGAGAGTGACAGTGGTTACTATACCTGCACTTCATACTATACATACAACTCAAACCTCCATGATGGACAGGTGTTTACCTTGTCCAAAACCATGGAGCGGACAATTAAACAAGGTAAGaagctactgtacagtactgtatatcagggttggggtcaattcatttcaattccagtcaattcagaaagtaaaccaaatttcAATTCCAATTCAAAAATGTTACTCATTgtaaagcattgaagagaatttgaATGTGAATTTCAGTGCAATTCCTAAAtcgactggaatttaaatggaattgactccaaccctgCTGTATGGTTTTGGACTTTCTGACCTTTTGCAAAGATACCTTGAAATGTATTTGTCAATTAAGATTTATTCAATGTTTGGTTGATCTGAATCTGGATTCTAGGGGAAAGCTAAAGTCAATGCAAGAACAAGGATCTGTAACTTTTGCCCATAGTTATGGTTTATTTTGTTCAAAACAATTGATAGAAAGTGAATGTATTGTTCCCTTTTAACTACATTCATGTTTGTGTTTTAACTacagtgatatttctgttttaactacagtgatatttctgttttaactacagggatatttctgttttaactgCAGTGCTATTTCTGTTTTAACTACAGggatatttctgttttaactgcagtgatatttctgttttaactgcagtgatatttctgttttaactaCCGGTACAGTGCTATTTCTGTTTTAACTACAGggatatttctgttttaactgcagtgatatttctgttttaactgcagtgatatttctgttttaactacagtgatatttctgttttaactacagggatatttctgttttaactacagtgatatttctgttttaactagtgatatttctgttttaactacagggatatttctgttttaactacagggatatttctgttttaactagtgatatttctgttttaactagtgatatttctgttttaactacagggatatttctgttttaactacagggatatttctgttttaactagtgatatttctgttttaactagtgatatttctgttttaactacagggatatttctgttttaactacagggatatttctgttttaactacagtgatatttctgttttaactgCAGtgatattattgtttgtacaggaaGTTCCCATTTAAAGCCAAAGATCATTAGCCCTCAGGATGGGGAGTTTATTGAAGTACATATGGGTGAGTTCCTCTACCTATCTGTATGGGTGTAAATCAGCGTTTTCAgtcaagtgtgtgtgcgtgtgtgtgtgcgcgtgcgtgtgtgtgtgtatgtgtacctgcgtgtgtgtgtatgcaataTCCATGTGAATTATGTTTTGTGTTTGATCTACATTCTAGAATGTTCAGTAACACTTTACTGAAGGTGTACAGGTCTAATGCTTTATGATTAATTCATAAGGCGTTGTAAGCCTTGTTACAACAAGTAAACTACATTATAAGTAACTGTATGCTCTaagtcagggatgggcaacttgtGGCCCAGGCACAAggatcaacccccccccccctcacacacaccttTTGGgggactcagtcggggtctcaacttactgttgcgagATAGAACAGTAGAATATACAAAAagcaatttcaaaatgtggttgtgcatcaacaGTTTTTATCTTGTTATgccagtcactgatagtcactcaattaggccatgtcagctaacattttatagattggtaagttagtctaacGGCCAACTATCTTATCTAAACTTAGTAATCATGGTTCAGATAAGTTCAGATTATTTGTAGCCTTCACCCCCAtcagagttgcccatccctgtggcCTCCACCCCCAtcagagttgcccatccctgtggcCTCCACCCCCATCAGAGTTTCCCATCCCTGTAGCCTCCACCCCTATCAGAGTTTCCCATCCCTGTGGCCTCCACCCCCAtcagagttgcccatccctgtggcCTTCACCCCCATCAGAGTTTCCCATCCCTGCGGCCTTCACCCCCAtcagagttgcccatccctgtggcCTTCACCCCCATCAGAGTTTCCCATCCCTGTGGCCTCCACCCCCATCAGAGTTTCCCATCCCTGTGGCCTTCACCCCCATCAGAGTTTCCCATCCCTGTGGCCTTCACCCCCAtcagagttgcccatccctgctctaagTAAAGTGTTAGTgaatgttgtgtgtgttttctccagGATCCACTGTGGTGGTGGTCTGCAGGGCTGTCCTGTCCTCTGAATTTGACTCCTTCCACTGGATGGAAAACATATCTTTTGTGGAGGAGAACATGGAGGCCCTACCAGTGTTTTACAATACTTCACAGTGAGCATGTACAGTCACTACAGAAacgacctgggttcaaatactatttaaaatctttcaaatactttgagcgctTCCTTCAGCCTGCCTGGAGCACTTTtgtgactattctattggttccgtTGTGCAAGGAAAGCCCAATCAAGCCCAGATAAAGGATGTGAAATATGCATTTACAGCAAACGGCATAGTCGCTGAACAGTAGACAAGTATACTATCATGAGATTGATTGATCAGTTGATATGATGACATCAGCTTTTTTTTCCTTCTGAAGACTATTTCCCTGGTTTATCAGCCCAGTTACTCATCCCTCTAAAACGAGTAAAGAAACGCGGTTCTCCACAGTTAACGCAACACACTTGACTGTTTCCTCCAGAGAGAATGGCCATCACCTGGTATCGCTGGTGATCAGGCAGGTGTCCGAGGAGCAGCTGAGGAACAGATACACCTGTAAATTGGAGTATCCATCTGGGACCTCCAACGTCTCTATCACCTTCAAACAGAGGAGTAAGTCAAGCATcctcttaaagggacatttcaacaCTTATCTACTGAATAATGAGTATGAGGTAGATTATTATTTTATGTCCCATTAAAAGGCACAGTCTTTGCTTTCCAATCATTACAAATATTACAGAGTCTGCCTTTATCAAACTCTACTGGCCATTTCACAGAACCCTCTCTTCTGCTCTTAGGTTACCATGACATTTAATCAAGAAGAGTTTATTATCACTTCTGTGTGAAATTCTAATGATTATCTCAGATTTCTTTCCTCCAGTTTCTCTTTCCGCTGTACAGTAACAGCTGTTTGATATTATCAGgtttatttgtgtgtatgtgcgtgtgtgcgtgcgtggccgtgtgtgtgttcatgtgtattTCATGGCCTCCTTTAGGTCCACCCCAGTTTCACTTCCTGGTGCTGGGTATAGTAGGGGTCTTTGCCGTgacggtggtggtggtgactgTTGTCTATGTCAAGCTGAAGGTGGACATCATTCTGTTTCTCAGAGATGATCTGGGTTGGCATCATCACAACACCGCTGGTGAGAATAATGCCTTGCACCAAACATGCCAATGTCACATTGAAACAGTCTTGTTGTAGATCGTGTTTCACCACATGATTTGGATTAATTGTGTTATTTCAGATGGGATGTGTTATGACGCCTATGTGCTGTGCTATAATGTATATGTCCTGTGTTATTAtgtctatgtcctgtgttatTATGTCTATGTCCAGTGTTAtgtctatgtcctgtgttattatgtctatgtcctgtgttataatgtctatgtcctgtgttataatgtctatgtcctgtgttataatgcctatgtcctgtgttataatgtctatgtcctgtgttataatgcctatgtcctgtgctataatgtctatgtcctgtgttataatgtctatgtcctgtgttataatgtctatgtcctgtgttataatgtctatgtcctgtggtatgtctatgtcctgtgttataatgtctatgtcctgtgttataatgtctatgccctgtgttataatgtctatgtcctgtgttataatgtctatgtcctgtgttataatgtctatgccctgtgttataatgtctatgtcctgtgttataatgtctatgtcctgtgttataatgtctatgtcctgtgttataatgcctatgtcctgtgttataatgtctatgtcctgtgttataatgtctatgtcctgtgttataatgcctatgtcctgtgttataatgtctatgtcctgtgttataatgtctatgtcctgtgttataatgtctatgtcctgtgttataatgtctatgtcctgtgttatgtctatgtcctgtgttataatgcctatgtcctgtgttatgtctatgtcctgtgttataatgtctatgtcctgtgttataatgtctatgtcctgtggtatgtctatgtcctgtgttataatgtctatgtcctgtgttataatgtctatgtcctgtgttataatgtctatgtcctgtgttattatgtctatgtcctgtgttataatgtCTATGCCCTGTGTTataatgcctatgtcctgtgttataatgtctatgtcctgtgttataatgtctatgtcctgtgttataatgtctatgtcctgtgttataatgtctatgtcctgtgttataatgcctatgtcctgtgttataatgtctatgtcctgtgttataatgtctatgtcctgtggtatgtctatgtcctgtgttataatgtctatgtcctgtgttataatgtCTAAGTCCTGTGTTATAATGTGTCTGAATGGTGTGTTTCAGATGGGAAGCGTTACGATGCCTATGTGTTGTGTTATAAGAGTGACTCAGAGTCAGGCGTCAGTGAGGAGGACAGGCGTCAGGTggaggaggtgctggaggaggAGTATGGCTACAGCCTGTGTCTCTACGACCGTGACGTGCTCCCTGGGGAGGGTGAGTCAGTCCACTGTCCTCACATCGGTCCtcatactggtgtgtgtgtgtgtgtgtgtgtgtgtatgcactgtTCTTGTACCTATTCCTGTTTCTGTTCCTTATCTGTAcccgttcctgttcctgttcctataCCATTTCCTGTtcatgttcctgttcctgtttctGTTCCTATACcatttcctgttcctgttcctgtacctgtacctgttcctgttcctgttcctgttcctgcaccatttcctgttcctgttcctgttcctgttcctgtaccCATATCCgtacctgttcctgttcctgttcctgtacctttacctgttcctgttcctgtaccCGTACCTGTACCTGTTCCTGTACCATTACCTGTacctgtcacggttaactaagccagaacccagaagcagaccaggacaaggtacgttgagacaaaggtgagtgtttattaatagattccgagtgaggctgaataatccagggaacagagcgggtggcgtggatgggttgttgagggtgcagtggttggtccggtactggctcggcagccgccgaccatcaggcagaggttgggtgaaggttccgggtgagagactgcagacagaacaaaacggaggtcagtacacagcaagtcaaaaggtgcaaaacaacaaaactaacactactggctcagagactgatacgctgacaaacatactgttcatggctaacgatccggcaggaactggatgttgggccagagcctaagaagggtgatgatcaggaccaggtgtgcagattgctgatgggatgcaggtgcggaaaaccagagcgctccccggagcgttcccgaaccctcgggaaactggagattacgagcaggaacactagtcaccagacaggacccgactcagacagccgggatcgtcacagtacccccccctccgacgaacgccaccgggcggactcccggagcgccaggatggaggcggtagaagtcactgatgaggtctgcatctaggacctgtcgccgcggaatccaactcctctcttcagggccatacccctcccagtccacgagatactggaaaccccggccccgccgtctggaatccatgatgcgacgcaccgtgtaggcaggaccacctccgatcatccgaggaggaggaggagaaggcggaggaggcaacagaggactgaggaagacaggcttgaggcaggagacatgaaaggtgggatggactctgagcgtcctcggtagtttgagtcgaactgccactggattgatcaccttctccaccacaaacggaccaatgaacttcggtaacaacttcctagactcagtccgtaacggaagatcccgtgtggccaaccaaaccctatctccgatggtataggtgggagcgggaatccgcgacgattcgcctggagctgataccggtccgaaactctaaggagtgcctttctggcccgatgccaggtccggtggcaacgcccgaatatgggcctgaacagaaggcactgagagctccttctcctgagaaggaaacaggggaggttggtagccatacaggcactggaagggagacatcccagtggcagatgtaggaagagtattgtgggcatactcaacccaaggcaactgagagacccaggaggtgggggttggaagagaccagacagcgtagcgttgattccatcttctggttggctctctccgcctgaccattggattggggggtgaaaaccagatgtgagactgacagtagctccaatggccaaacagaaggacttccagacagcagaggtaaactgagggccacggtcggaaacgatatcactgggcaaaccgtggaccctgaaaacctccctaaccaggatctcggacgtctccgaggcagagggaagcttggcaattggcacaaagtgggcgaacttgctgaatctgtccacgatagtcagaacgaccgtgttcccctcagaagcgggcaaccccgtgacgaagtccaggggccagatgcgaccatggtcgccggggaataggaagggggtgaagtagtccagagctgggccgattggtactcttattctgcgcacacactggacaggcagcaacaaaaccccgagtatcctcggccatggcaggccaccaaaaacgtctgcgaagaaacgccatagtccgaggcacgccagggtgacaagccatcttgctggcgtgggaccatttgaggacagcaggacgaaccgactcaggcacaaacaaccgaccggtggaccgttaccgggaccgggctgagtccgagggccgccagcacctcctcctcaatcttccacataactgctcccacgacgcagttccggggaggattgtctcggtcttggacccactctcctccgtcttggagaacatccgggacaaggcgtccgccttgccgttcttagatccaggtcggaacgtcagggcaaacttgaatcgtccgaaaacaacgcccacctggcctgacgggagttgagacgtttagccgattgcacgtaagcaagattcttgtggtcagtccagacaataaacggttgctccgccctccaaccagtggcgccactcctccaaggcaagtttcaccgcgagaagctcccggttacccacatcgtaattcctctccgcaggcgaaaggcgacgagagtagtaggcgcagggatggagtttactgtccgtggagcatcgctgcgacaggatggcgccaactcccacatcagacgcgtcccacttcaacgacgaactgacgggccgtgtccggttgagagagaatcggtgcgttggtgaatcgcctcttcaaatccagaaacgctcgatccgcctccggattccacttgaaggtcctgatgctggaagtcaaggcagttaacggagcggccacacggctgtaatcccggatgaatctgcggtagaaattcgcaaaccccaaaaaatctctggagctgcaatctcgtaccgggctgggcccattccagaaccgctctaaccttctcctggtccatcctaatctctcccctggagatgatgtacccgagaaaggatgtcgtgtgggcgtgaaactcgcacttctcggccttcacaaacaggcgattctccaacaat is a window of Coregonus clupeaformis isolate EN_2021a unplaced genomic scaffold, ASM2061545v1 scaf3987, whole genome shotgun sequence DNA encoding:
- the LOC121565972 gene encoding interleukin-18 receptor 1-like translates to MDVYLSTCYLGESCEKYTCTSDHSIPQNFTKLKYTWYKNCDTELPSDFGDGYLESATESDSGYYTCTSYYTYNSNLHDGQVFTLSKTMERTIKQGSSHLKPKIISPQDGEFIEVHMGSTVVVVCRAVLSSEFDSFHWMENISFVEENMEALPVFYNTSQENGHHLVSLVIRQVSEEQLRNRYTCKLEYPSGTSNVSITFKQRSPPQFHFLVLGIVGVFAVTVVVVTVVYVKLKVDIILFLRDDLGWHHHNTADGKRYDAYVLCYKSDSESGVSEEDRRQVEEVLEEEYGYSLCLYDRDVLPGEGESVHCPHIGPHTGVCVCVCVCMHCSCTYSCFCSLS